A stretch of Marinobacter sp. F4206 DNA encodes these proteins:
- a CDS encoding GFA family protein — translation MTEQHAVHCDCGAVEVTMTGAPKVHGYCHCEDCRDLLQVPYHSVLAWEAEQVEITRGAESVKTFQHPTKRMTRVFCSDCGEVLYNTNAMGWKLISQLLVLKTHDHTLPESYQPSSHFFYDRRIINIDDPLPKR, via the coding sequence ATGACAGAGCAACACGCCGTCCACTGCGATTGCGGCGCGGTGGAAGTCACCATGACCGGAGCCCCGAAGGTACATGGTTACTGCCACTGCGAAGACTGCCGGGACCTGCTTCAGGTGCCCTACCACTCCGTTCTGGCGTGGGAGGCAGAGCAGGTGGAGATTACCCGGGGGGCGGAATCGGTGAAAACCTTTCAGCACCCCACCAAGCGCATGACGCGGGTGTTTTGCAGCGATTGCGGCGAGGTGCTGTACAACACCAACGCCATGGGCTGGAAGCTGATTTCACAACTGTTGGTTCTGAAAACTCACGACCACACCCTTCCGGAGAGCTACCAGCCCAGTAGTCATTTCTTCTACGATCGCAGAATCATCAACATTGATGATCCGCTGCCGAAGCGATGA
- a CDS encoding NAD(P)H-dependent oxidoreductase, whose amino-acid sequence MSNILIINAHHHYSFAEGKLNGTLVQMADELLTAKGHQTRIVEVDKGWDVNQELENHQWADIVILQTPVNWMGVPWTFKKYMDEVYTAGMGGALCNGDGRTEDAPKANYGTGGTLAGKKYLISLTFNAPKESFDDPNEYLFRGKSVDDLLFPMHMNFRFFAMEPLETFACYDVMKNPQVEDDFQRFTQHLDAHIPG is encoded by the coding sequence ATGAGCAACATCCTCATCATTAATGCCCATCACCACTACTCCTTTGCCGAGGGCAAACTCAACGGCACCCTGGTGCAGATGGCCGACGAACTGCTGACCGCGAAGGGTCATCAGACCCGAATCGTGGAGGTGGACAAAGGCTGGGACGTGAACCAGGAACTGGAAAACCACCAATGGGCAGACATCGTGATTTTGCAGACCCCGGTCAACTGGATGGGCGTGCCCTGGACGTTCAAGAAATACATGGACGAGGTGTACACCGCCGGCATGGGCGGCGCCCTATGCAACGGCGATGGCCGCACAGAAGATGCGCCCAAGGCGAATTACGGCACCGGCGGCACACTGGCGGGTAAAAAGTATCTAATCTCGCTGACCTTCAACGCGCCAAAAGAATCTTTCGACGATCCGAACGAATACCTGTTCCGGGGCAAAAGCGTGGACGACCTGCTGTTCCCCATGCACATGAACTTTCGATTCTTTGCCATGGAACCGCTGGAAACCTTCGCCTGCTACGACGTGATGAAAAACCCGCAGGTCGAAGACGACTTCCAGCGCTTTACCCAACACCTCGACGCCCACATTCCGGGATAA
- a CDS encoding helix-turn-helix domain-containing protein has translation MGSHVETDAQGRKTAINVCLEPCAIERGMRIIGGKWTGSIIFHLKDGPVRFNDLARMLGGASKKMIDQRLKELEARQMVVRKVINDRPVAVTYELTDFGRSALKILDELRVWSDEHNIK, from the coding sequence ATGGGAAGCCATGTGGAAACAGACGCTCAAGGCCGAAAAACTGCAATCAATGTCTGCCTGGAACCCTGCGCCATTGAGCGCGGCATGCGTATCATCGGGGGCAAGTGGACGGGGTCGATCATCTTTCACCTGAAAGACGGCCCGGTACGCTTCAATGATTTGGCTCGCATGCTGGGCGGCGCCAGCAAGAAAATGATTGATCAGCGGCTGAAGGAGCTGGAAGCCCGACAGATGGTGGTGCGGAAAGTGATCAACGACCGGCCAGTGGCGGTGACCTACGAGCTGACAGACTTTGGGCGGAGTGCATTGAAGATTCTGGATGAGTTGCGGGTGTGGTCAGACGAGCACAACATTAAGTAA
- a CDS encoding CsbD family protein, whose translation MNKYTIEGNWKELKGKMKEQWGKLTDDRLDEIAGRREQLAGEIQQAYGVTRDEADKQIKDFEQISKR comes from the coding sequence ATGAACAAGTACACCATCGAAGGCAACTGGAAAGAACTGAAGGGCAAAATGAAGGAGCAGTGGGGCAAGCTGACCGATGACCGCCTCGACGAGATTGCTGGCCGACGTGAACAGCTAGCCGGCGAGATTCAGCAAGCTTATGGCGTCACCAGAGACGAAGCGGACAAGCAAATCAAAGACTTCGAACAAATCTCCAAACGCTGA
- a CDS encoding sodium:proton antiporter gives MTNAVWFVAIGTLLILMGTRPPVLQRLNLTPSMVYLSVGVLLGPLIFDVFHFNPLKQAHLLELFAELAVLLSLFIAGSKMPVPFIWTAWRVPLRLALISMTLSVALTAAFGYFVLGLPLGAAIALGGILAPTDPVLATEVQVRHMGDTDPLRFTLTSEAGMNDGSAFPFVILGLLLLGAPVSDELLLRWGLNEVLWSTASAIVVGLVAGRLLAQCVRGQPSLEKQALLLDDFLGLGLIGLTYGVCLLIDAWGFLGVFVAAIALRQSEMTLAQAEKPGKGTETAVASFDQPSETIRHLPTGVSKGSLMFKESLERLSELVLVVLLGGMLFTDSWSFRAVGLGLFLFVIVRPVSVFLGLIGSGAPWRLQMLVGWFGVRGIGSLYYLMFAVVFGLPEELALELIHLTLVVVVLSIIIHGLTVKPMMTRWWGP, from the coding sequence TTGACCAACGCTGTCTGGTTTGTCGCGATCGGAACGCTGCTGATTCTTATGGGGACGCGCCCGCCGGTGCTTCAGCGCCTGAATCTGACACCGTCCATGGTCTATTTGAGTGTGGGCGTGCTTCTGGGCCCGTTGATTTTTGACGTCTTTCATTTTAACCCGCTGAAACAGGCGCATTTGCTAGAGCTGTTTGCCGAGCTTGCGGTGTTGTTGTCGTTGTTTATTGCCGGCTCCAAGATGCCGGTGCCGTTCATATGGACGGCATGGCGCGTACCCTTGCGCCTGGCATTAATCTCCATGACCCTCAGTGTCGCTCTGACGGCAGCCTTTGGTTACTTCGTGCTAGGACTTCCCCTGGGGGCGGCGATTGCGTTGGGCGGCATATTGGCACCCACCGACCCGGTACTGGCAACGGAAGTTCAGGTCCGGCACATGGGCGATACCGACCCCCTTCGGTTTACTCTGACGAGTGAAGCGGGCATGAACGATGGCAGCGCGTTTCCGTTCGTGATTTTGGGGCTGTTGTTGCTCGGCGCCCCGGTCAGTGACGAATTGCTTTTAAGGTGGGGGCTTAATGAGGTTTTGTGGTCAACGGCCTCGGCCATTGTGGTTGGGCTTGTGGCGGGAAGGCTGCTGGCTCAATGTGTACGGGGGCAGCCATCTCTCGAGAAACAGGCTCTGTTGTTGGATGATTTCCTTGGACTTGGATTGATCGGCCTGACTTATGGCGTTTGCCTGCTGATTGATGCCTGGGGGTTTTTGGGCGTGTTTGTTGCTGCCATTGCGCTGCGGCAATCCGAAATGACGCTGGCTCAGGCTGAGAAGCCTGGCAAAGGCACGGAGACAGCTGTGGCCTCTTTCGATCAGCCGAGCGAAACCATCAGGCATCTTCCGACCGGGGTGTCGAAAGGCTCGTTGATGTTCAAGGAGTCCCTTGAACGCTTGTCCGAACTGGTATTGGTGGTGTTGCTGGGTGGCATGTTGTTTACCGACTCCTGGAGTTTCCGGGCCGTTGGTCTCGGGTTATTCCTGTTTGTGATTGTTCGGCCGGTCAGCGTATTTCTTGGTTTAATCGGCTCCGGGGCACCGTGGCGGCTGCAGATGCTGGTGGGTTGGTTCGGGGTTCGGGGAATCGGTTCTCTTTACTATCTGATGTTCGCCGTTGTCTTCGGCCTGCCGGAAGAACTGGCGCTCGAGCTGATCCATCTCACGCTGGTGGTTGTGGTGCTCTCGATCATCATTCACGGGCTGACCGTCAAACCAATGATGACCCGTTGGTGGGGCCCCTGA
- a CDS encoding porin family protein, producing the protein MIRIKTAVITLCLLGALPLAVSAQSAEFGPREGDREFSLSGTGSNDRDFNSGSFGVTGDLGWYLRENVVAGIRQSLNYADIEGEALTDDFWNGSTRGYLDYQFLDDRARPFVGASLGGLYGDGVKDSAFAGLEGGLKYYVQTKTYFLARAEYQFLFSDSSDASDAFQDDGIWAYTVGLGYNF; encoded by the coding sequence ATGATCAGAATCAAGACTGCTGTGATCACTTTATGTCTTCTAGGTGCCTTGCCTCTCGCTGTGTCCGCACAATCCGCAGAGTTTGGCCCGCGAGAGGGCGACCGTGAATTCTCCCTCTCCGGAACCGGCAGTAACGACCGGGATTTCAACAGCGGCAGCTTCGGCGTGACCGGTGATCTGGGTTGGTATTTGCGGGAAAACGTAGTCGCCGGTATTCGCCAGAGTCTTAATTATGCCGATATCGAAGGCGAGGCCCTCACCGATGATTTCTGGAACGGCTCAACCCGGGGGTACCTCGACTATCAATTCCTTGACGATCGTGCGCGACCCTTTGTTGGTGCGAGTCTGGGCGGCCTTTATGGGGATGGTGTCAAGGACAGTGCCTTTGCCGGCCTGGAGGGAGGATTAAAGTATTACGTGCAGACCAAGACCTATTTCCTGGCCCGCGCCGAGTACCAGTTTCTGTTCAGCGACTCCAGTGATGCCAGTGATGCTTTTCAGGATGACGGCATTTGGGCCTATACCGTCGGTCTGGGTTATAACTTCTGA
- a CDS encoding histone deacetylase — MTATVLIYYDMRMLGHNPHGWDPGHPAWTEAVKAMINLQYPGSNLETYTHPERPERLTAIVDRLMLEPIEGVRWMLPTAATMAQLERVHDKTYVAHIESLKGDSCWLSKDTTAVSPGSVEAACLAAGSGISAVEAITAGEARRAFCVLRPPGHHAHSDHASGFCLYNNLAVTAAHARESLGYQRVMIWDWDMHHGNGTQEIFYSDPSVLVIDSHCAAPFYPGSGLESERGAGAGVGSQINVPLPLGIGNAALLQVFDEVVEPAAREFQPDILLVSSGFDCHYLDMTCTMDETGFAMLTKRMSDLADELCDGRLVLLLEGGYNAQALADSAHAVVKVLADSRVNVCKVIPEDPGRRGCG, encoded by the coding sequence ATGACAGCAACAGTATTGATCTACTATGACATGCGGATGCTCGGCCACAACCCACACGGATGGGATCCTGGCCATCCCGCCTGGACAGAGGCGGTCAAGGCGATGATTAACCTGCAATACCCCGGCAGCAACCTGGAAACTTACACTCACCCGGAGCGTCCGGAACGACTGACAGCGATCGTTGACCGGCTGATGCTGGAACCAATTGAAGGAGTACGCTGGATGCTGCCGACGGCGGCGACCATGGCTCAACTGGAGCGCGTTCATGACAAGACCTATGTCGCCCATATCGAGTCGTTGAAGGGTGACTCCTGCTGGCTGTCCAAAGACACCACGGCGGTGTCGCCAGGCAGTGTGGAAGCCGCTTGCCTCGCTGCTGGCTCGGGCATCAGTGCAGTCGAGGCCATCACGGCGGGCGAGGCCCGTCGGGCATTCTGTGTGCTGCGGCCGCCAGGCCATCATGCCCATTCCGACCATGCCTCGGGCTTTTGTTTATATAACAACCTCGCCGTAACCGCTGCCCACGCGCGTGAAAGCCTTGGCTATCAGAGAGTGATGATCTGGGACTGGGATATGCACCACGGTAACGGCACGCAGGAAATCTTCTATTCCGATCCTTCCGTGCTGGTGATTGATAGCCACTGTGCGGCGCCCTTCTATCCGGGCAGCGGTTTGGAGAGTGAAAGGGGAGCGGGGGCGGGAGTTGGCTCTCAAATCAACGTTCCGCTGCCTTTGGGTATCGGCAATGCGGCGCTGCTACAGGTGTTCGATGAGGTGGTAGAACCTGCGGCGAGGGAATTTCAGCCTGATATTCTGCTGGTGTCCTCAGGCTTTGATTGCCATTACCTCGATATGACCTGCACCATGGATGAAACGGGGTTTGCGATGCTTACCAAACGTATGAGCGACCTGGCAGATGAGCTATGCGACGGCCGTCTGGTGCTTTTGCTTGAGGGTGGCTACAACGCCCAGGCCCTGGCTGATAGTGCTCATGCGGTGGTGAAGGTGCTGGCGGATAGTCGGGTGAATGTCTGCAAAGTCATCCCGGAGGATCCAGGCCGTCGCGGATGCGGCTAA
- a CDS encoding DUF4398 domain-containing protein: MKRFLAGIVNHRVSLFFTFALTALLTACASAPIPPTESLNLARDTIAKAEQTDARQYAGAELEEARAQLVMAEKAVTEESMAEADQLAKQASVAARLAMARTVAAKAAEINREMGRGADALDVEMGRQGEQK; this comes from the coding sequence ATGAAACGTTTTCTTGCAGGCATTGTAAACCACCGAGTTTCTCTGTTTTTCACGTTTGCTCTGACGGCATTGCTGACTGCGTGCGCTTCGGCCCCCATACCCCCGACTGAGTCGCTGAACCTGGCCAGGGATACCATTGCCAAAGCGGAACAGACCGACGCCCGGCAATACGCTGGTGCCGAGCTGGAAGAAGCCCGTGCACAGTTGGTTATGGCAGAGAAGGCCGTGACTGAGGAGTCCATGGCTGAGGCGGACCAGTTGGCCAAACAGGCCAGTGTGGCTGCCAGGCTGGCGATGGCAAGAACAGTGGCTGCCAAAGCGGCGGAAATCAATCGTGAAATGGGGCGAGGCGCCGATGCTCTGGATGTTGAAATGGGTCGCCAGGGAGAGCAAAAATGA
- a CDS encoding OmpA family protein: protein MKTVSLLKKPFVGKTGAIVVLSSLLLNACAMAPETAPAALDVRQKLTELQRNPAMASNARIELRDAEAAVELAEQPLDSDEATLVDHRVYMADRMVEIARATGTTRQMEADRKRMGEKRAAARLTARTLEADTARADADTARSSEMAAAAVSAKAAEEMQRQIDELQAEATERGLVLTLGDVLFATGSADLQGGSNRNLEKLVDFLNTYPDRDVLIEGHTDNVGSAQFNQSLSLKRADSVRRYLTDHGVQSRRLTVSGLGLERPVAGNESAMGRQQNRRVEVIIEN from the coding sequence ATGAAGACTGTATCGCTATTGAAAAAACCGTTTGTTGGCAAAACCGGTGCCATTGTTGTGCTTTCCTCGCTGTTGCTGAACGCCTGCGCCATGGCGCCTGAAACCGCGCCTGCGGCGCTGGATGTGCGACAGAAGCTGACAGAGCTGCAGCGCAACCCCGCGATGGCCAGTAACGCCCGCATTGAATTGCGTGATGCGGAAGCTGCCGTCGAGCTTGCCGAACAGCCTCTCGACAGCGATGAAGCCACGCTGGTCGACCACCGGGTCTATATGGCCGACCGTATGGTGGAAATCGCCAGAGCGACGGGTACTACCCGCCAAATGGAAGCCGATCGGAAACGCATGGGTGAAAAACGTGCTGCCGCCAGGCTGACAGCTCGCACCCTCGAGGCAGATACAGCGCGTGCTGACGCAGATACTGCCCGCAGCTCTGAGATGGCAGCTGCAGCCGTGTCCGCAAAAGCCGCCGAAGAGATGCAAAGGCAGATCGACGAGCTTCAGGCAGAAGCAACAGAACGTGGCCTGGTGCTGACGCTGGGCGACGTATTGTTTGCCACCGGCAGCGCAGATCTGCAGGGCGGGTCTAATCGCAACCTGGAAAAGCTGGTGGACTTTCTCAACACCTATCCGGACCGGGACGTTTTGATTGAAGGACACACCGACAACGTCGGCAGCGCACAGTTCAACCAGTCCCTGTCGCTGAAGAGAGCTGATTCGGTCCGCCGTTACTTGACGGATCATGGCGTACAAAGCCGTAGGCTTACGGTGTCCGGTCTGGGTCTTGAACGCCCTGTGGCTGGCAACGAATCCGCCATGGGTCGCCAGCAGAACCGGCGCGTTGAAGTGATTATTGAAAACTAG
- a CDS encoding diguanylate cyclase domain-containing protein, translating into MKLKTTRNKANLKDETALAHAMLDFVGDAVLATDTDANITYMNSAAETLTGFSRQEALGRPLGEVFRVIDVTTRVTRANLAQHVMEIGTPVELNNSVLLKARDGLELAIEDAASPMRNAKGEITGALVKFHDSRYSAETTARMAYMAQHDSLTGLLNRYAFEERFKHAAALAQRHEKKMVMLFIDLNNFKEVNDTLGHAVGDEILQALGSRLLSCVRATDHVCRHGGDEFVVLLSDLAEHEQAFAVVDKVRESAAELLRQQGHWATLTVSVGISLFPNDGETLAALLPHADAAMYRGKTEAKRGLGDLTL; encoded by the coding sequence GTGAAGCTTAAAACTACAAGGAACAAGGCGAATCTCAAGGATGAGACTGCGCTGGCTCACGCCATGCTGGACTTCGTTGGCGATGCGGTGCTGGCAACGGATACCGACGCGAATATTACCTACATGAATAGCGCGGCGGAGACCCTGACTGGCTTCAGCCGTCAGGAAGCGCTGGGCCGACCACTGGGAGAGGTCTTTCGGGTGATTGACGTAACCACTCGGGTGACGAGGGCTAACCTGGCGCAACATGTCATGGAAATCGGCACACCCGTTGAGCTGAATAACAGTGTCCTGTTGAAAGCGAGGGACGGTCTTGAACTGGCCATTGAAGATGCCGCATCACCAATGCGCAACGCAAAAGGTGAAATCACCGGCGCGCTGGTCAAATTCCATGATTCCCGCTATTCGGCGGAAACAACCGCCAGAATGGCTTATATGGCGCAGCACGATTCACTGACGGGCCTGCTCAACCGTTATGCGTTTGAAGAGCGCTTCAAGCACGCCGCGGCATTGGCCCAACGGCATGAAAAGAAAATGGTGATGTTGTTCATTGATCTCAATAACTTCAAGGAAGTGAACGATACCCTGGGCCACGCCGTTGGTGACGAAATTTTACAGGCGCTGGGCTCGAGGCTGTTGAGCTGTGTGCGCGCGACGGATCACGTATGCCGTCACGGCGGTGACGAATTTGTGGTACTGCTAAGTGACCTTGCAGAACATGAGCAGGCCTTTGCGGTGGTCGATAAAGTACGGGAATCCGCCGCTGAACTGCTGCGACAGCAAGGTCACTGGGCGACGCTTACGGTTAGCGTGGGTATCAGCCTGTTTCCAAACGACGGCGAAACTCTGGCGGCTTTATTGCCCCACGCCGATGCGGCCATGTATCGGGGCAAGACGGAAGCAAAGCGAGGGTTGGGGGATCTTACGCTTTAA
- a CDS encoding Crp/Fnr family transcriptional regulator has translation MTDTPGPLQNKLLAALSDDARKRIFPKLKLVEMSLGDVIYESGQSIEYVYFPVDCIISLLYVMVNGSSAEISVVGNEGMAGVAVIMGGESTPNRFIVQSHGHAYRLPAADLKKEFNNHSEIRIITLRFTQALITQMSQTAVCNRHHSIDQQLCRWLLLSLDRLGNNQLNMTQELIANMLGVRREGVTEAAGKLQKLGVIEYQRGRITVIDRPKLESLSCECYAAVRRENLRLESQGLGI, from the coding sequence ATGACTGACACACCCGGCCCACTGCAAAACAAGCTTCTTGCCGCTCTGTCTGATGATGCCCGCAAGCGTATTTTCCCGAAACTGAAACTGGTCGAAATGTCCCTCGGGGACGTGATTTACGAATCTGGACAATCCATTGAATACGTCTATTTCCCCGTAGACTGCATTATTTCACTGCTCTACGTGATGGTGAACGGTTCTTCCGCCGAAATTTCGGTGGTCGGCAACGAAGGCATGGCCGGTGTCGCCGTTATTATGGGGGGCGAAAGCACGCCCAACCGGTTTATTGTGCAGAGTCACGGCCACGCCTACCGACTGCCCGCCGCTGACCTGAAAAAAGAGTTCAACAACCACTCCGAGATCCGCATTATCACCCTGCGCTTTACACAGGCCTTGATCACCCAGATGTCGCAGACTGCAGTCTGCAACCGCCATCACTCCATCGACCAGCAGCTGTGTCGCTGGTTGTTGTTGTCACTGGACCGGCTAGGCAACAATCAACTCAATATGACCCAGGAGCTGATTGCCAATATGCTGGGTGTCCGCCGTGAGGGCGTCACCGAAGCGGCAGGCAAGCTGCAGAAACTGGGGGTGATTGAATATCAACGCGGCCGAATCACCGTGATCGACCGCCCGAAACTGGAATCCCTGAGCTGCGAATGCTACGCCGCGGTCAGACGGGAAAATCTCCGTCTTGAATCCCAAGGTTTAGGGATTTAA
- a CDS encoding helix-turn-helix domain-containing protein, whose protein sequence is MSDYKGFAERFRIACHNQPSVPDYEKELETWFSSRLGISHEAVRRWFCGESMPRRGLMAQLAFLLKVDERWLASGFSGETPKREVSSAQSKRHASR, encoded by the coding sequence ATGTCGGACTACAAGGGTTTTGCAGAGAGATTCAGGATCGCATGTCACAACCAGCCGAGCGTTCCAGATTATGAAAAAGAACTGGAAACCTGGTTTTCCAGTCGCCTCGGCATCAGCCACGAAGCCGTACGACGATGGTTTTGTGGTGAGAGCATGCCGCGGCGAGGGCTAATGGCACAACTGGCATTTCTGCTTAAAGTCGATGAACGATGGTTAGCCTCAGGTTTTTCCGGGGAAACGCCAAAGCGGGAAGTCAGTTCAGCACAATCCAAACGCCACGCCAGTCGCTAA
- a CDS encoding DUF1127 domain-containing protein: MSTKTFLFNRLKIYLRNYRTRKALRSQLHGMSSRELDSLVRDIGIPGSELIQEASRPVWSTDVANDSRRNRHNPEDIALMVRSYCKNPPVA; the protein is encoded by the coding sequence ATGAGCACCAAAACATTTCTCTTTAACCGATTAAAGATCTATCTGAGAAATTACCGCACTCGGAAGGCTCTTCGGTCTCAGCTGCATGGCATGAGCAGCCGGGAACTGGATTCTCTCGTGCGTGATATCGGAATCCCCGGATCCGAACTGATTCAGGAAGCCAGTCGACCAGTCTGGAGCACGGACGTAGCCAACGATAGTCGAAGAAATCGCCACAACCCGGAAGACATCGCTTTGATGGTGCGCAGTTACTGCAAAAACCCGCCGGTAGCCTGA
- a CDS encoding thioredoxin family protein: MKYLLIALVCIGWPMLVSAQEWRSGPVKTDVIELFTSEGCSSCPPADRWLSSLKEDPDLFTGFIPVAFHVDYWDYIGWKDQFAKPEYSKRQRAYVREGRVSQSYTPGLVVNSSEWRGWFRGLRRWNSEKTEPGTLTARLDEKRDLQVQFDGANAGNLTVALLGMGLTTEVRAGENRGRKLTHDFVVLSMHTASGANHWALELPNIPDAGQAQTAMAIWVTPEDSMKIIQATGGFLQ, encoded by the coding sequence ATGAAATACTTGCTGATCGCACTGGTGTGTATAGGGTGGCCCATGCTTGTTTCGGCCCAGGAATGGCGCAGTGGTCCTGTGAAAACAGATGTCATTGAGCTGTTTACTTCCGAGGGCTGCAGCAGCTGTCCTCCGGCGGACCGGTGGTTGAGCTCCCTCAAGGAAGATCCTGATCTATTTACCGGTTTTATACCGGTCGCTTTTCACGTTGATTATTGGGACTACATCGGCTGGAAGGATCAGTTCGCCAAACCCGAGTACAGCAAGCGTCAGCGCGCATACGTAAGGGAAGGGCGGGTAAGCCAGTCCTATACACCCGGTTTGGTGGTTAACAGCAGCGAATGGCGAGGCTGGTTTCGCGGCCTTCGCCGTTGGAATTCAGAAAAAACCGAACCCGGAACTCTCACCGCCAGACTCGATGAAAAGCGAGATCTACAGGTTCAATTCGATGGCGCAAACGCAGGAAACCTTACTGTCGCGTTGTTGGGAATGGGCTTAACCACCGAGGTAAGAGCCGGTGAGAACCGTGGGCGCAAGCTAACCCATGATTTCGTGGTACTCAGCATGCATACCGCCAGTGGAGCAAATCACTGGGCCCTGGAATTACCGAACATTCCCGACGCCGGCCAGGCTCAGACAGCGATGGCTATCTGGGTGACACCAGAAGATTCGATGAAGATCATTCAGGCTACCGGCGGGTTTTTGCAGTAA
- a CDS encoding c-type cytochrome has product MKRIIVSTTLASCLCLGSVAAVADSHGMSTMQLAEEKKCMACHTTSDELPRAPSFPSIAQRYSMDEYDRLVQVVLTGGEDHWGSAEMPEMDLRAEVSQEEAEQLVNWIFDMKEDEM; this is encoded by the coding sequence ATGAAACGGATAATCGTATCAACCACGTTGGCAAGCTGCCTGTGCCTGGGATCTGTTGCTGCAGTTGCAGACTCACATGGCATGAGCACGATGCAACTGGCTGAGGAAAAGAAATGTATGGCATGCCACACCACCAGCGACGAGCTGCCGCGGGCTCCGTCCTTCCCGAGCATCGCCCAGCGATACTCGATGGATGAGTATGACCGGCTTGTTCAGGTCGTGCTCACGGGCGGTGAGGATCACTGGGGATCTGCAGAAATGCCCGAGATGGATCTTCGCGCTGAAGTCAGTCAGGAGGAAGCCGAACAGCTTGTTAACTGGATCTTCGATATGAAAGAAGATGAAATGTAA